In a single window of the Elaeis guineensis isolate ETL-2024a chromosome 6, EG11, whole genome shotgun sequence genome:
- the LOC105060092 gene encoding soluble inorganic pyrophosphatase 6, chloroplastic isoform X2: MATAATASAARFTAVGTGHGFRWRTSSWTHRAFFPNRRVAAPLRCRRHFLAPAALHKPDFQIKEEGQSETLDYRVFFLDGSGKKISPWHDVPLHLGDGVFNFIVEIPKDTSAKMEVATDEPYTPIKQDTKKGKLRYYPYNINWNYGLLPQTWEDPSFANSEVEGALGDNDPVDVVEIGETQAKMGAILKVKPLATLAMIDEGELDWKIVAISLDDPRASLINDLNDVEKHFPGTLMAIRDWFRDYKIPDGKPANKFGLGNKAANKVCTSPFRYGSISARTAAGRHKS, encoded by the exons ATGGCCACGGCGGCCACGGCATCGGCCGCCAGATTCACCGCCGTGGGAACCGGCCACGGATTCCGGTGGCGGACCTCTTCTTGGACGCATCGCGCCTTCTTCCCCAATCGCCGGGTCGCCGCCCCCCTCCGGTGTCGGCGGCATTTCCTCGCCCCCGCTGCCCTCCACAAGCCCGACTTCCAGATCAAGGAGGAGGGCCAGTCCGAGACCCTTGACTACCGGGTCTTCTTCCTTGACGGCTCTGGGAAAAAGATCTCGCCTTGGCACGACGTGCCCTTGCACTTGGGCGATGGCGTGTTCAATTTTATCGTTGAGATCCCCAAGGACACCAGCGCAAAGATGGAGGTGGCCACCGACGAGCCTTACACACCGATTAAGCAGGACACGAAGAAGGGGAAGCTTCGATACTACCC GTACAACATTAACTGGAATTATGGATTGCTTCCACAGACGTGGGAAGACCCATCTTTTGCCAACTCAGAAGTTGAAGGAGCCCTTGGAGATAATGATCCAG TTGATGTTGTTGAGATAGGTGAAACACAGGCTAAGATGGGTGCTATTCTCAAAGTAAAGCCATTAGCAACTTTAGCGATGATTGATGAAGGGGAGCTTGACTGGAAAATAGTTGCTATTTCATTGGATGATCCTAGAGCTTCGCTCATAAATGATTTGAATGATGTTGAAAAGCACTTCCCA GGCACTCTTATGGCTATAAGGGACTGGTTTAGAGACTACAAGATTCCAGATGGAAAGCCGGCTAATAAATTTGGTCTTGGAAACAAAGCAGCCAACAAG